In a genomic window of Etheostoma spectabile isolate EspeVRDwgs_2016 unplaced genomic scaffold, UIUC_Espe_1.0 scaffold00000981, whole genome shotgun sequence:
- the LOC116674769 gene encoding protein-glutamine gamma-glutamyltransferase 5-like → MNSEMVTITADEYMPLLGTQRSLHFIVTGQAEDEAVTAIKVLMLQIPTLTMTLSGSPMVQQEMFVDITFTNPFNFAMKTCRLSMEGAG, encoded by the exons a TGAATAGTGAGATGGTGACAATCACAGCGGACGAGTACATGCCATTGTTGGGCACTCAACGTTCGCTGCACTTTATTGTGACTGGACAGGCTGAGGACGAAGCAGTGACTGCCATCAAGGTGCTCATGCTGCAGATCCCGACGCTCACCATGACG CTGAGTGGCTCCCCCATGGTGCAGCAGGAGATGTTTGTCGACATTACCTTCACCAACCCCTTCAACTTTGCCATGAAGACCTGTAGGCTGTCCATGGAAGGGGCTGGATAA